A stretch of the Saccharolobus caldissimus genome encodes the following:
- the cmr3 gene encoding type III-B CRISPR module-associated protein Cmr3, producing MSEKVTLVIKPLEPLMLRSSGEFDIETKGPASYAKSLLIPRPSTIAGMLASLLYKGVVKENWIDEAKENIKPINEICGPLLVKENYAYVPLRIGGVFTLIKAPLDKLSESIRDKIYDIIKFYKDEDKEEIDYNKIDTEISELTREDLSSVVLIQPRLGIGLDRSKKITKEGMLYIANFVSIDAEIHVILTGDKDEIKRSLDAKIAFLGGEGRIVKLSILDKETFNCSKNISDGILLSPLPVNEADKFIGELGIIGMGFDIRNKKRKEIVKAILEGSIVMNANPITKYNALGYSSQIVLDLK from the coding sequence GTGAGTGAGAAAGTAACCTTAGTAATTAAACCTTTAGAACCATTAATGCTAAGATCTTCTGGAGAATTTGATATAGAAACTAAAGGTCCGGCATCATATGCTAAATCTTTACTAATTCCTAGGCCGTCTACAATAGCAGGAATGTTAGCATCCTTATTATATAAAGGCGTAGTTAAGGAAAATTGGATAGATGAAGCAAAGGAGAACATAAAACCGATAAACGAGATTTGTGGCCCGTTGTTGGTTAAAGAGAATTACGCCTATGTTCCGTTAAGAATAGGGGGTGTATTCACTCTTATTAAAGCCCCTTTAGATAAATTATCTGAAAGTATTAGAGACAAAATTTACGATATAATTAAGTTTTATAAAGATGAAGATAAAGAGGAGATCGACTACAATAAGATAGATACTGAAATAAGTGAATTAACAAGAGAAGATCTATCATCCGTTGTACTCATTCAACCTAGATTAGGAATAGGGTTAGACAGAAGTAAGAAGATTACTAAAGAAGGAATGCTGTATATTGCGAATTTCGTTTCGATAGATGCCGAAATTCATGTTATTCTAACTGGTGATAAAGATGAAATTAAAAGGTCATTAGATGCCAAGATAGCCTTTTTAGGTGGAGAAGGAAGGATAGTAAAATTAAGTATACTTGATAAAGAGACCTTCAACTGTAGCAAGAACATTTCTGATGGAATTTTATTATCTCCTTTACCCGTAAATGAAGCCGATAAGTTCATAGGAGAACTTGGCATTATAGGTATGGGTTTTGACATTAGAAATAAGAAAAGGAAGGAGATAGTAAAAGCTATCCTTGAGGGTAGTATTGTAATGAACGCTAATCCGATAACTAAATATAATGCTTTAGGATATAGTAGTCAAATCGTATTAGATCTGAAATAA
- a CDS encoding type III-B CRISPR system CMR subunit Cmr7 codes for MSSLTEYVFIPIINKIGNSITIANNSGRKTINISDQNIEISTNRSDHITFVDERGNIRNVLVITGYTVNENTGLLVPTLDPCDYVKGILVAVPHQLQSNSILKLKLQTSKLYILRKGRIPNELTVNIFTVSPSSSNTINTKFMTINDNDLDTVYNFFNEIYQIDQSIQEKLRKDIKELFNYYAISQ; via the coding sequence ATGAGTAGTTTAACAGAGTACGTTTTTATACCGATTATAAATAAGATTGGTAATAGTATCACTATTGCAAACAATAGTGGCAGAAAAACTATTAATATTAGCGATCAAAATATAGAAATATCTACGAATCGATCTGATCATATAACTTTTGTAGACGAAAGAGGTAACATTCGTAATGTTCTAGTAATCACGGGTTATACGGTAAATGAAAATACTGGGTTGCTAGTACCTACTTTAGATCCTTGTGATTATGTTAAAGGAATTTTGGTTGCTGTACCTCATCAGCTCCAGTCTAATTCTATCCTAAAATTAAAATTGCAAACAAGTAAATTATATATATTAAGAAAGGGCAGAATACCTAATGAGTTAACAGTAAATATTTTTACCGTTAGCCCCTCCAGTTCCAATACTATAAACACTAAATTTATGACTATTAATGATAATGATTTAGATACTGTTTATAATTTCTTTAATGAAATATATCAAATAGATCAGTCTATCCAAGAAAAGTTAAGAAAAGATATTAAAGAATTATTTAACTATTATGCCATTAGTCAATAA
- the cmr4 gene encoding type III-B CRISPR module RAMP protein Cmr4, producing the protein MPYYVFSELFFIHAITHLHVGSGSSIEEEIDLPFQRDELGYPTIYASSLKGAIKSFLLKEFPSRRDVIYKVLGEDENPEEASLGTFLDAILFAIPARIIEINSVKPHVWVYVTTYELLKKVKLYLESISQLSNVSFNFKNVIDSILSKEGKNITLSNSLKGVILNEDFYVELEAFNANILDITNSVPLLVLEDSIGREVINRSLIRVRRIRIDRNRKTVQTGGLWSEEYVPMKTIFFSAFLGKESKETALFVSCILRSLKYIILGGKETIGKGVVELRWGRDVL; encoded by the coding sequence ATGCCTTACTATGTTTTTTCTGAATTGTTTTTTATTCATGCTATTACTCACCTTCACGTTGGTTCTGGCTCGTCTATAGAGGAGGAAATAGATTTACCGTTTCAAAGAGATGAGTTGGGTTATCCAACAATTTACGCTTCAAGTTTGAAAGGGGCGATAAAGTCATTTCTTTTAAAGGAATTTCCAAGTAGGAGAGACGTAATTTATAAAGTATTAGGTGAGGATGAAAACCCCGAGGAAGCTTCATTAGGTACTTTTTTAGACGCAATACTATTCGCGATACCGGCTAGGATTATAGAGATTAACAGTGTTAAACCCCACGTTTGGGTTTACGTTACCACATATGAGCTCTTAAAGAAGGTTAAATTGTACTTAGAATCGATATCTCAATTATCTAACGTTTCCTTTAATTTTAAGAATGTAATTGATAGTATACTTTCTAAGGAAGGAAAGAACATTACACTAAGCAATAGTCTGAAAGGCGTTATTTTAAATGAAGACTTCTACGTTGAGTTAGAGGCTTTTAATGCTAATATTCTTGATATAACTAATAGCGTTCCATTGCTGGTGTTAGAAGATTCTATAGGGAGAGAAGTAATCAATAGGTCTTTAATTAGAGTTAGGAGGATAAGGATAGACAGGAATAGGAAGACTGTACAGACTGGGGGTTTGTGGTCTGAGGAATACGTTCCTATGAAGACTATTTTCTTTTCAGCATTCCTAGGCAAGGAGAGTAAGGAGACTGCATTGTTTGTCAGTTGTATCTTAAGGAGTTTAAAATATATTATCCTAGGCGGTAAGGAGACCATAGGAAAGGGAGTAGTTGAGTTGAGGTGGGGAAGAGATGTCTTATGA
- the cmr5 gene encoding type III-B CRISPR module-associated protein Cmr5, translated as MSYDDYKLAIEAFNKALNSLKGDARSKFRSRARDMVEEIYTSGFIPTFFYIISKAGLETNDKIDKLVTLLDSPASASINLGSGEEASYMAYLFVILYYLTERNIVDKKFLIDKLRCNRIELIDKLYELSPIISARIKRYLMAIKRLAEAVIEGR; from the coding sequence ATGTCTTATGATGATTATAAATTGGCTATAGAAGCGTTTAATAAGGCGTTAAATTCTCTAAAAGGAGATGCTAGGAGTAAATTTAGGAGTAGGGCCAGGGATATGGTTGAGGAAATTTATACTTCTGGCTTTATTCCTACTTTCTTTTATATAATATCTAAAGCCGGGCTGGAAACTAATGATAAGATAGATAAGCTAGTCACACTATTGGATTCTCCAGCTTCAGCAAGCATTAATTTAGGTAGCGGAGAGGAGGCCTCTTACATGGCCTATTTGTTTGTTATTCTGTACTATTTAACTGAGAGGAATATTGTAGATAAAAAGTTTCTAATTGATAAGCTTAGGTGTAATAGGATAGAACTCATAGACAAATTATATGAGCTATCTCCTATAATTTCCGCTAGGATAAAGAGGTATTTAATGGCAATTAAGAGGTTAGCTGAGGCTGTAATAGAGGGGAGGTAA
- the cmr1 gene encoding type III-B CRISPR module RAMP protein Cmr1, with translation MEELLMSFKLKALYPLTGGYNRHSINQFYEESVRPTEIKGLWRWWNRVLFNTVSHANGGKLYTYDSIDRLFEDVFGSENKKSAVRLEVITDEGSDNRFELFDVELDKAIDCLKNYKGKVTVDLKDNEIVVKTENSSIPIVFKSNLDVSKIKDLVYENKLLNFDLLGFKSIDIDTTKISNENELKKILHVLAINYLEYFNINPEVEFTLNIYLDKNRENENNQSFENKLRFALYSLLVFILLGGIGRKTSRGFGSLSMIDVNCYDELCTDLESYINEILKVNDRKELKDKLIQLIHDIEYNVPFPSEEYRLEKVIFNNNNMVYYYLAPREFLENTLFIDEINPDKVEYTLNTIPEVVMKGGKCSQLIQNYLGFLVLFCGNRANEISIINNTQAIDNYLKSLGYSNCNFNLWITKYYKIFSYQSRRPSTLRFKILTINQEKTFLLTYLLIPSYIEYITDSPVNVDYKVLCKDLRTLAECVGKK, from the coding sequence ATGGAAGAGTTGTTAATGTCTTTTAAGCTGAAGGCTCTTTATCCGTTAACCGGAGGATATAATAGGCATAGTATAAACCAGTTTTATGAAGAGAGTGTTAGGCCTACAGAGATTAAGGGGCTGTGGAGGTGGTGGAATAGGGTTTTATTTAATACTGTAAGTCACGCAAACGGAGGTAAGCTCTATACTTATGACTCTATAGATAGACTTTTCGAGGACGTTTTTGGAAGTGAAAATAAGAAGTCTGCAGTGAGGTTAGAGGTAATAACTGATGAGGGAAGTGATAATCGATTTGAGTTATTTGATGTAGAGTTAGATAAGGCAATAGATTGCTTAAAGAACTATAAGGGGAAAGTGACTGTAGACTTAAAAGATAACGAAATAGTAGTTAAAACAGAAAATTCCTCAATTCCTATAGTTTTTAAATCTAATTTAGATGTAAGTAAAATCAAGGATCTAGTGTATGAGAATAAACTTCTTAACTTTGATCTCTTAGGTTTTAAGAGTATCGACATAGACACTACTAAAATTTCAAATGAGAATGAACTTAAGAAAATTTTACATGTTTTAGCTATAAATTACTTAGAATACTTTAACATTAATCCTGAAGTAGAATTTACTCTTAATATTTATCTAGATAAAAATCGTGAAAATGAAAATAATCAAAGTTTTGAGAACAAGCTTAGGTTTGCGTTATATAGTTTATTAGTTTTTATACTGCTGGGGGGTATTGGTAGGAAGACCAGCAGAGGATTTGGTAGTTTATCAATGATTGATGTAAATTGTTATGATGAGCTATGTACTGATTTAGAAAGTTATATTAATGAAATTTTAAAGGTAAATGATAGAAAAGAGCTTAAAGATAAATTAATACAATTAATTCATGACATAGAATATAATGTTCCTTTTCCTAGTGAAGAGTATAGGTTGGAAAAAGTTATTTTTAACAATAATAACATGGTATACTATTATTTAGCTCCAAGAGAATTTCTGGAAAACACCTTATTTATAGATGAGATCAATCCAGATAAGGTAGAATATACACTTAATACTATACCAGAGGTGGTTATGAAAGGAGGAAAATGTAGTCAGCTTATTCAAAATTATTTAGGCTTCCTAGTATTATTTTGTGGGAATAGAGCAAATGAAATAAGTATTATTAATAATACACAGGCTATTGATAATTACTTAAAATCGTTAGGATATAGTAACTGTAATTTTAATTTATGGATAACAAAATATTACAAAATTTTTAGTTACCAAAGCCGTAGACCATCAACTTTAAGGTTTAAAATATTAACTATAAACCAAGAAAAGACTTTTCTTTTAACATACCTATTGATTCCATCATATATTGAATACATTACAGATAGTCCAGTTAATGTAGACTATAAAGTATTGTGTAAAGATCTTAGAACCTTGGCAGAATGTGTGGGTAAAAAATGA
- the cmr6 gene encoding type III-B CRISPR module RAMP protein Cmr6: protein MKNHICLLNIINKLTQIENNNLFSLLSLTSIIYNDFGEFVSNLDICSSSKFLSKYNIIILNEKNKNKDIEKKRSIFEKEIAELVSENFKLKGEEVREFFNNLKGILKSLKYTVIDVEITTRTRALIGVSTSLGKLIFDSGISFDPYMNLPYIPASEIKGIVRSYIEDKLGEQEAKEIFGDEEREGSVNFTDAYPVRAENFLFVPDVITPHYNEKKSEADAEPRPAIHLVIAPKVTFRFLIYYKRKDVGKPICDALPIVLIRGLGARSSVGYSLFELSKIEVIR, encoded by the coding sequence ATGAAGAATCACATTTGTTTGTTAAATATAATAAACAAACTAACACAGATAGAAAATAATAATCTTTTTTCATTACTAAGTTTAACAAGCATAATATACAACGATTTTGGTGAATTTGTTTCAAACCTTGATATATGCAGTTCTAGTAAATTTCTCTCAAAATATAATATTATAATTCTAAATGAGAAGAATAAAAATAAAGATATTGAAAAGAAGAGAAGCATATTTGAAAAGGAGATAGCTGAACTTGTCTCAGAGAACTTTAAATTAAAGGGCGAAGAAGTAAGGGAATTCTTTAATAATCTCAAAGGTATACTAAAGTCGTTAAAGTACACAGTAATAGATGTTGAAATAACTACTAGGACAAGAGCTCTAATTGGAGTTTCAACATCTTTAGGCAAGCTAATTTTCGATTCTGGAATCTCTTTTGATCCCTACATGAATTTGCCTTACATACCCGCTTCTGAAATTAAAGGCATTGTAAGGAGTTACATTGAAGATAAATTAGGCGAACAAGAAGCTAAGGAAATTTTCGGAGACGAGGAAAGAGAAGGGAGTGTAAACTTTACAGACGCTTACCCCGTGAGAGCTGAGAATTTCTTATTTGTCCCTGACGTAATCACACCGCATTATAATGAGAAAAAGTCTGAGGCTGATGCGGAACCAAGGCCGGCTATACATTTAGTAATTGCACCTAAAGTGACGTTTCGCTTTTTAATTTATTATAAGCGGAAAGATGTTGGAAAACCTATATGTGATGCACTGCCCATAGTACTCATAAGGGGTTTAGGAGCTAGATCTTCAGTAGGATATTCCTTATTTGAATTGAGTAAGATAGAGGTGATAAGATGA
- the cas10 gene encoding type III-B CRISPR-associated protein Cas10/Cmr2, whose product MSTGGNNISTNEFIIQKIKALLHDPPNKSAIISWNILSKSLGLDKRLRRKHETEAKSLAKAIFDNKLGNGKIRNNNVHKADNLASSIDRYLGSIVYRSSSIFPEINIKLKNILLPSLTKEDYDLSHFPIFSRYNPKIPLNPELRKSYVSNLKKYYNAIADEILAYQAFYLAYELSWIDNNLLIGPADTRNPTHTIFDHLYATAAMMNWILSLEKEAKGYLLGIDTIGVADFISKGRKTRDLWISSYLVSALLWYVITWFIEEYGSDVVLFPSLRFNQFYAFYLLEKLRKEGVSDDVIDEVKELITKYIFNGDDLFEKLEIPPYPIIPGRITLILPGLIREGEEYKKLPDDNYFISKVKERYNEGWRKLIEGLKCYSELKREDGFWNLVCRVLKLTEDFFQTTPLNIRVKQVSVTKNEIFIIKNKDELHPYSWKVYDNKYRQLVSEFKRSKLVKVTPESRLKLFELTKFDKLPQIGEKSKRGYEFCTPCGVLPAVVIMPKEDDFEKKLIELGIARDEKDVRSIKNMISPGERLCPWCLVKRALGAEPRLMRILLLGDLYSVKEIVNEIVSKDVKIEIPSTSGIASIKTFEEMIEKKNEICEDLKEEEVCKTPNEKILSMWQWFNKNYYNGINLTVDPEAYWFSEKRRRYYFSLFRRHRITFPSPYYALVRADSDYLGDLLEGKLTPYLAGIIDSGDYANITEKKEVSKLLEEYLVNAGSGPIVDYVKTVLECIKGNLKTCQCALKIYSDEVSRLNKKINVKKEVENSLKYFRTILEEGRIIVTPAWHVSISSALNRGLLVELELINKHKGFVIYAGGDDLLAMLPVDEVLDFIKESRRAFAGFGTEKLGNICLENGFVRINSAYYSSLPIVGRSYSVIIAHYADPLFFVINDSYNLLEEGKEMIRYKVMYNGEYKDAKKDVAIFRYQGLTSVIPLSLKRPIVNSVSDFNEIASTIDVILELKKRIDEDRISVSLLYDYEEYKHLIVASDEKYLTEFLIKNWIKRNSLRKHIEFTIDEKLYGVRLTIENYPIKIPNDLISNIVYTLRIIYGGEK is encoded by the coding sequence ATGAGTACTGGTGGAAATAATATTTCTACAAATGAGTTTATAATACAAAAGATAAAAGCGTTATTACATGATCCTCCTAATAAGTCTGCTATAATAAGCTGGAATATTCTATCTAAGAGTCTAGGACTTGATAAGCGTTTAAGACGTAAACATGAAACAGAAGCTAAAAGTCTAGCTAAAGCAATATTTGATAATAAATTAGGTAATGGCAAGATTAGGAATAACAACGTTCATAAGGCCGATAATTTAGCATCTTCTATCGATAGATATCTAGGAAGTATCGTATATCGCAGTAGTAGTATTTTTCCTGAAATAAATATAAAATTAAAGAATATCTTATTACCTAGTCTTACTAAAGAAGATTATGATTTATCGCACTTTCCGATATTTAGCAGATATAATCCTAAAATACCGTTAAACCCAGAGTTAAGGAAATCTTATGTTTCTAACTTAAAAAAATACTATAATGCAATAGCTGACGAAATATTAGCCTATCAGGCATTTTATTTAGCGTACGAGCTTAGCTGGATTGATAATAATCTATTAATAGGTCCTGCAGATACTAGAAATCCTACTCACACAATTTTTGACCATTTATACGCAACTGCTGCAATGATGAATTGGATATTAAGTTTAGAAAAAGAAGCAAAGGGCTACTTGCTAGGAATAGATACTATAGGAGTTGCAGACTTCATAAGCAAGGGAAGGAAGACTAGGGACTTATGGATTTCTAGTTATTTAGTGTCAGCTCTACTCTGGTACGTCATTACTTGGTTTATTGAGGAATATGGCTCAGACGTTGTACTCTTCCCCTCGTTAAGGTTTAATCAATTTTATGCGTTTTATCTTTTAGAAAAATTAAGAAAAGAAGGGGTATCAGATGATGTTATAGATGAAGTAAAGGAGTTAATAACTAAGTACATATTTAATGGTGACGATCTGTTTGAGAAATTGGAAATCCCGCCCTATCCGATAATACCCGGTAGGATTACGTTAATCTTACCGGGGTTAATAAGGGAAGGTGAAGAATATAAGAAGCTTCCAGACGATAACTACTTCATTTCTAAGGTAAAGGAAAGGTATAATGAGGGTTGGCGTAAGCTAATTGAGGGATTAAAGTGCTATTCCGAACTAAAGAGGGAAGACGGTTTCTGGAATTTAGTATGCAGAGTGTTAAAACTGACGGAAGATTTCTTCCAAACTACTCCCTTAAATATTCGTGTGAAACAAGTGAGTGTAACTAAGAATGAGATATTTATTATTAAAAATAAGGATGAGCTACACCCGTATTCCTGGAAGGTTTACGATAATAAGTACCGCCAATTAGTCAGTGAATTTAAGAGGAGTAAATTAGTGAAAGTTACTCCCGAGTCACGCTTAAAATTATTTGAATTAACTAAATTTGACAAGTTACCCCAAATTGGTGAGAAATCTAAAAGAGGTTACGAATTCTGTACTCCATGCGGTGTTTTGCCAGCGGTAGTTATTATGCCAAAGGAAGATGATTTCGAGAAAAAATTAATTGAGCTTGGGATTGCAAGAGATGAGAAAGACGTAAGATCTATAAAGAATATGATTTCACCAGGTGAAAGGCTTTGCCCATGGTGTTTAGTGAAAAGGGCTTTAGGGGCTGAGCCCAGACTTATGAGAATTCTTTTGCTAGGGGATCTTTACAGTGTTAAGGAAATTGTAAATGAAATCGTGAGTAAAGATGTTAAGATAGAAATTCCGTCAACTAGTGGTATTGCGTCGATTAAAACTTTTGAGGAAATGATTGAGAAGAAAAACGAAATCTGTGAAGATCTAAAGGAAGAGGAAGTTTGTAAGACTCCTAATGAGAAAATACTTTCTATGTGGCAGTGGTTTAATAAGAATTACTATAACGGGATAAATCTTACTGTAGATCCAGAGGCGTACTGGTTTAGTGAGAAGAGAAGGAGATATTATTTCTCTCTCTTTAGAAGACATAGAATAACTTTTCCATCACCTTATTACGCTTTAGTTAGGGCTGATAGTGATTACTTGGGGGATTTGTTAGAAGGTAAGTTAACTCCTTATTTGGCTGGAATTATTGATTCTGGAGATTATGCTAATATCACTGAGAAGAAAGAAGTAAGTAAATTATTAGAGGAATATTTAGTAAATGCCGGAAGTGGGCCAATAGTAGATTACGTTAAGACAGTACTAGAGTGTATCAAAGGAAATTTAAAGACATGTCAATGTGCATTGAAAATTTATTCGGATGAAGTTTCTCGGTTAAATAAAAAGATAAACGTAAAGAAAGAAGTTGAGAATAGTCTTAAATATTTTAGAACTATTTTAGAGGAGGGAAGAATAATAGTTACTCCTGCTTGGCATGTATCGATTTCTTCAGCACTCAATAGAGGGCTTCTCGTAGAATTAGAATTGATTAATAAACATAAGGGATTTGTAATTTATGCGGGGGGAGATGATTTATTGGCAATGTTACCAGTAGATGAAGTTTTAGATTTTATTAAGGAGAGTAGAAGAGCATTTGCAGGATTTGGAACAGAAAAATTAGGTAATATATGTTTAGAGAATGGATTCGTTAGAATCAATAGTGCTTACTATTCTTCATTACCTATAGTAGGCAGATCGTATTCTGTAATTATAGCACACTATGCCGATCCGCTATTTTTCGTCATAAATGATTCTTATAATCTTTTAGAGGAGGGGAAGGAAATGATAAGATATAAAGTAATGTATAACGGAGAATATAAGGACGCTAAGAAGGATGTTGCAATATTTAGATATCAAGGTTTAACATCAGTCATTCCATTATCGTTAAAGAGACCTATAGTTAACTCTGTGAGTGACTTTAACGAAATAGCCTCTACCATAGACGTAATATTAGAACTAAAGAAGAGGATCGATGAGGATCGTATTTCCGTGTCCTTACTTTACGATTATGAGGAGTATAAACACTTAATCGTAGCTAGTGATGAGAAGTATTTAACTGAATTCTTAATAAAGAATTGGATAAAAAGAAATTCTCTTAGAAAACATATTGAGTTTACTATTGATGAGAAGTTATACGGTGTTAGGTTAACTATTGAAAATTACCCGATTAAAATTCCTAATGACCTAATTTCTAACATTGTTTATACTCTTAGAATAATTTACGGTGGCGAGAAATGA
- the cmr3 gene encoding type III-B CRISPR module-associated protein Cmr3 has product MKRVLIKPLEPLMFRSQGEFEPLITGSHTTAQSLIIPRPSTIAGMLGYILFNKSSRTGDWLSDLTNLLSTTIYGTFIETNGEYLFPLRMGNYLALVDQQHLINLPILLEKEYEQREKEIYELFYDKNKLFQIINHQDRIGISIDKSTRTVKEHYLYSARYLAFKKEVNYVIFIDNDAISDKINGKIVNFGGENRIAKLEVDDCKVDKGIEEEYYLTLSPILIPDEALDNFLDNISDYVAMGKVDKISLGFDIANTKRKEMLTAILEGSIVKRGIVDFIKKEINNDLLDRFTKYEKIGYNTLMSLCKLAFRKILS; this is encoded by the coding sequence ATGAAGAGAGTGTTAATAAAACCGTTGGAACCATTAATGTTTAGAAGTCAGGGAGAATTTGAGCCCTTAATTACCGGTTCCCATACTACAGCACAGTCTTTAATAATACCAAGACCTTCCACAATTGCCGGAATGTTAGGTTATATATTATTTAACAAGAGTTCTAGGACTGGGGACTGGTTATCGGACTTAACGAATTTGCTATCTACTACTATTTACGGAACTTTCATAGAGACTAATGGAGAGTATTTATTTCCTCTCAGAATGGGCAATTATTTAGCTTTAGTAGACCAACAACATCTTATAAACCTACCTATTTTGCTAGAAAAAGAATACGAACAACGGGAGAAGGAGATTTATGAACTTTTTTACGATAAAAATAAACTATTCCAGATCATAAACCATCAAGATAGGATAGGAATAAGTATAGATAAAAGTACCAGAACTGTTAAAGAACATTATCTTTACTCAGCTAGATATTTAGCATTTAAGAAGGAGGTTAATTACGTAATATTCATAGATAATGATGCGATAAGTGATAAAATAAACGGTAAAATAGTGAACTTTGGAGGGGAAAATAGAATAGCTAAGCTTGAAGTTGATGACTGTAAAGTGGATAAAGGTATTGAAGAAGAGTATTACTTGACATTATCTCCTATCTTAATTCCCGATGAAGCTTTAGATAATTTCCTTGATAACATAAGCGATTATGTTGCAATGGGTAAGGTGGATAAGATAAGCTTAGGATTCGATATTGCTAATACTAAAAGAAAAGAGATGCTAACGGCTATTTTAGAGGGTAGTATAGTCAAGAGAGGTATTGTTGATTTTATTAAAAAGGAGATTAACAACGATTTGCTAGATAGGTTTACTAAGTATGAAAAAATAGGATATAACACCCTTATGAGTCTTTGCAAGTTAGCGTTCAGAAAGATATTAAGCTAA